In Archangium lipolyticum, the following are encoded in one genomic region:
- the rpmH gene encoding 50S ribosomal protein L34, with protein MSKRTYQPSKIKRNRTHGFRKRNSTRAGQDVLSRRRAKGRKRLVVSAYKK; from the coding sequence GTGTCCAAGCGCACCTACCAGCCGTCGAAGATCAAGCGCAACCGCACTCACGGGTTCCGCAAGCGCAACTCCACCCGGGCGGGCCAGGACGTGCTCAGCCGCCGCCGCGCCAAGGGCCGCAAGCGCCTCGTGGTGTCCGCTTACAAGAAGTAG